A window from Bacteroidales bacterium encodes these proteins:
- a CDS encoding ABC transporter ATP-binding protein: MIKTVNLTKIFRTELIETTALLNVNFEVRPGEFVAIMGPSGCGKSTLLNILGLLDKPDKGEYYFNGTGIAGMNERQLTNLRKGNIGFVFQSFNLIDELTVFENIELPLIALNHSRSRRRKTVDEILEKMQIGHRRDHFPRQLSGGQQQRVAVSRALITRPALILADEPTGNLDSQNGEQVMALLEQLNMEGTTVVMVTHSISHAERAHRIVNLFDGHIIAERLDRSFEPQTHFNN; the protein is encoded by the coding sequence ATGATTAAAACTGTCAATCTTACAAAAATCTTCAGAACCGAACTGATCGAAACCACCGCATTGCTGAACGTGAATTTCGAGGTCAGGCCCGGAGAATTTGTAGCTATAATGGGACCATCGGGATGCGGTAAGTCAACACTGCTTAATATTCTTGGTCTGCTGGATAAACCCGATAAAGGCGAATACTATTTTAACGGAACCGGCATTGCAGGGATGAATGAACGACAGCTGACCAATCTGAGAAAAGGTAATATTGGCTTTGTTTTCCAGAGTTTTAACCTGATTGATGAACTGACAGTGTTTGAAAATATTGAACTTCCCCTGATAGCGTTGAATCATTCAAGGTCAAGACGGAGAAAAACAGTAGATGAGATACTTGAAAAAATGCAGATCGGTCACCGGAGGGATCATTTTCCGAGGCAGCTATCAGGTGGACAGCAACAGCGTGTAGCGGTATCCCGGGCATTGATTACCAGGCCTGCATTGATCCTGGCGGATGAGCCCACAGGAAATCTGGATTCCCAAAACGGTGAGCAGGTAATGGCATTGCTTGAGCAGTTGAATATGGAAGGAACCACTGTTGTAATGGTCACCCACTCCATCAGTCATGCCGAAAGAGCGCACAGGATCGTTAACCTGTTCGACGGACATATTATAGCAGAAAGGCTTGACAGGAGTTTTGAACCACAGACACACTTCAATAATTAA
- a CDS encoding ATP-binding protein, with the protein MASERIIYFEHRLPLLSVAVLLFIASGYLWGKSLPGVSAGLFIPAVFALYNFLQSTERTNRQVAFFFTSLKNNDTTQQFPVNIKNRTLSRLHEKMNEANRHFQSIRMQLEYNENYYKALIKNSATGFVVLNEQNHIELINDSACHYAGISAESTNPMQLKNRNPEFFDALCLLNAGHDMIYKQVIGNELMLLNFKATLLKKDNQVLKLISVQDIRYEMETREIESYRKLISVMTHEIMNVISPITSASKTLQSFLFKDGNPVTLSDLDASSLEITQKGVNLIDEHSTGLKTFIENYRKISKLPKPVIHSVDTGEWMDQVRIAFSEKMKENRILFEIIKDNRIKNVAIDKNLMNQVMINLLNNAIDAVSETEGDRLIRIEMRVFQKNRVKISVSNNGPYIPQSIQDKIFVPFFTTKKDGSGIGLSICQEVIKLHNGSLSVISKENDYTTFNIEL; encoded by the coding sequence ATGGCCTCTGAGAGAATAATCTATTTTGAGCACCGGTTGCCTTTATTATCGGTTGCTGTTTTGTTGTTCATCGCTTCCGGTTATCTGTGGGGCAAATCTTTGCCCGGAGTTTCTGCCGGATTATTCATACCGGCGGTTTTTGCATTGTATAACTTTTTACAGAGCACAGAAAGAACGAACAGGCAGGTGGCTTTCTTTTTTACATCACTCAAAAACAATGATACAACCCAGCAGTTTCCGGTAAATATAAAAAACCGCACCCTTTCGAGGCTGCATGAAAAAATGAATGAAGCCAACCGCCATTTCCAATCAATCCGCATGCAACTTGAATACAATGAAAATTACTATAAAGCCCTGATAAAGAATTCAGCTACGGGTTTTGTTGTTTTGAATGAACAAAATCACATCGAACTGATCAATGATTCAGCCTGCCATTATGCCGGAATTTCGGCAGAAAGCACGAATCCCATGCAATTGAAAAACCGGAATCCTGAGTTCTTTGATGCGCTTTGTCTTCTGAATGCAGGACATGATATGATTTACAAACAGGTCATAGGAAATGAACTTATGCTTCTCAACTTTAAAGCAACACTGCTTAAAAAGGATAACCAGGTCTTAAAGCTTATTTCGGTTCAGGACATCCGGTATGAAATGGAAACACGGGAAATTGAGTCATACCGCAAACTGATCAGCGTGATGACCCATGAAATTATGAATGTTATTTCACCCATCACATCAGCTTCAAAGACTTTGCAGTCATTCCTGTTTAAAGACGGTAACCCGGTCACCTTAAGTGATCTTGATGCATCATCTCTTGAAATAACACAAAAAGGGGTGAATCTGATTGATGAACACAGTACCGGCCTGAAAACATTTATTGAAAACTACAGGAAGATTTCAAAACTGCCGAAACCGGTAATCCATAGCGTTGATACAGGTGAATGGATGGACCAGGTGCGAATTGCCTTCAGTGAGAAAATGAAGGAGAACCGTATCCTTTTCGAGATCATCAAAGATAACAGGATCAAAAATGTAGCCATTGACAAGAACCTGATGAACCAGGTAATGATCAACCTTTTAAATAACGCCATTGACGCAGTCAGTGAAACAGAAGGTGACCGGCTGATCCGGATTGAAATGCGAGTTTTTCAGAAAAACCGTGTAAAGATCAGTGTTTCAAACAATGGTCCTTATATTCCTCAATCGATTCAGGACAAAATCTTTGTTCCCTTTTTCACAACCAAAAAAGATGGATCAGGTATCGGACTATCCATATGCCAGGAAGTAATCAAACTTCATAATGGTTCATTGTCTGTTATATCAAAGGAAAACGATTACACAACCTTTAACATCGAATTATAA
- a CDS encoding sigma-54 dependent transcriptional regulator, giving the protein MEGNILIADDNKGILNALQLLLNKSFSHIGLLPNPNLLLQELEKKDYDILLLDMNFKAGINTGNEGIYWLREVKKKHPNLEVIMITAYGDIELAVKALKEGAADFVLKPWDNNKLMATIQSVYRLRKSGREIARLKSRENQIKSEAVRYDPVVTGKSQAMKSIMQVVSKVAATEANVLITGENGTGKEVIAKEIHRISGRSSEMFVLVDLSALTETLFESELFGHKKGSFTNAFEDKTGRFLVADKGTLFLDEIGNIPLHMQSKLLTVLQTRKISPVGSTSDIPIDIRLVSATNKGLSQMVSAGQFRQDLLYRLNTIQIHIPPLRERPEDIEDLANHFLKIYENRYDKTGLKIGEDALERLRSNPWPGNIRQLQHTIEKAVILAENPVLRASDFFPGNDETSSPVTAVTLDDMEKKMIQNALVRNAWNQTAAAEQLGITRQTLYNKIKKYGL; this is encoded by the coding sequence ATGGAAGGAAACATCCTTATAGCAGACGACAACAAGGGAATTCTGAATGCGTTGCAATTGTTACTCAATAAAAGTTTTTCGCATATCGGACTTCTTCCGAATCCTAATCTTCTTTTGCAGGAACTCGAAAAGAAGGATTATGACATTCTTCTGCTCGATATGAATTTTAAAGCCGGTATAAATACAGGAAATGAAGGGATTTACTGGCTGAGGGAAGTCAAGAAGAAGCATCCTAACCTTGAAGTTATAATGATTACAGCCTATGGCGACATTGAACTTGCCGTTAAAGCACTTAAAGAGGGAGCTGCAGATTTTGTTCTGAAACCATGGGATAACAATAAACTCATGGCAACAATCCAGTCTGTTTACAGGCTTCGGAAATCGGGCAGAGAAATTGCACGGCTTAAATCAAGGGAGAATCAGATCAAAAGCGAAGCGGTTCGCTATGATCCCGTTGTTACAGGCAAGTCACAGGCAATGAAAAGCATCATGCAGGTGGTTTCAAAAGTAGCTGCCACTGAGGCCAATGTGCTGATCACAGGTGAAAACGGGACGGGCAAAGAGGTCATAGCAAAAGAGATTCACCGCATATCGGGCCGTTCTTCTGAAATGTTTGTCCTTGTTGATCTCTCAGCGTTAACTGAAACTCTTTTTGAAAGCGAACTTTTCGGGCATAAGAAGGGCTCTTTCACCAATGCATTTGAGGATAAAACAGGCAGGTTCCTGGTTGCAGACAAAGGCACTTTGTTCCTGGATGAGATAGGCAACATTCCGCTGCACATGCAATCGAAGCTTTTGACTGTTTTACAAACACGAAAAATATCACCGGTAGGCTCAACTTCAGATATTCCGATTGACATCCGGTTGGTAAGTGCAACGAATAAAGGCCTCAGCCAAATGGTTTCTGCGGGACAATTCAGGCAGGACCTCCTGTACAGGCTGAATACAATACAGATACATATACCGCCCTTACGTGAAAGGCCGGAAGACATTGAAGACCTGGCCAACCATTTCCTGAAGATATATGAAAACCGGTATGATAAAACCGGTTTAAAAATAGGGGAGGATGCCCTTGAGAGGCTCAGGTCCAATCCCTGGCCGGGAAATATCCGGCAATTACAGCACACTATTGAAAAAGCGGTCATCCTTGCCGAAAATCCAGTTCTCCGGGCATCTGATTTCTTCCCCGGAAATGATGAAACATCATCTCCGGTAACGGCCGTCACCCTGGATGACATGGAGAAAAAAATGATACAAAATGCCCTGGTCCGCAATGCCTGGAACCAGACAGCTGCTGCAGAGCAACTGGGAATCACACGTCAAACGCTTTACAACAAAATCAAAAAATATGGCCTCTGA